A window of the Lolium perenne isolate Kyuss_39 chromosome 7, Kyuss_2.0, whole genome shotgun sequence genome harbors these coding sequences:
- the LOC139833610 gene encoding uncharacterized protein, translating to MEVDPVYNLKDRFGAKRLRLFIDKKLPEDKRDVIAKRSAFKSMLSVAPFTVPNRLLDFIVTHTSYQLREFCYHGKRIVFTTDMVRKVFNVPSGNRAVDLINRSVPCQLRDVYKQNNPRPPIKNAEKVLLECDIKDEETIVRSWDLLVLATVLNPGTGNMLSMDYLGCLADPFSSVELAWDQHILDECMLHVKKIQEKKAKLRA from the exons ATGGAGGTGGATCCCGTCTATAACTTGAAGGATCGTTTTGGAGCAAAGCGTTTGCGCCTGTTCATTGATAAGAAACTTCCTGAGGACAAGCGGGATGTTATTGCAAAGAGGAGTGCATTTAAGAGCATGCTTAGTGTTGCTCCATTCACTGTGCCAAATCGCCTTCTTGATTTTATTGTGACACATACGAGTTATCAGCTGCGTGAGTTCTGTTATCATGGGAAGAGAATTGTGTTCACTACAGacatggtcaggaaggtgtttaaTGTACCATCAGGTAACAGGGCTGTTGACTTGATTAACAGGAGTGTTCCATGCCAGCTGCGTGATGTTTATAAGCAGAATAACCCAAGGCCGCCCATAAAAAATGCTGAGAAG GTGTTACTGGAATGTGACATTAAAGATGAGGAAACCATAGTTAGGAGCTGGGATCTTCTTGTGCTCGCAACAGTTCTTAACCCAGGCACTGGTAATATGTTGTCTATGGACTATCTGGGATGTCTTGCCGACCCTTTCTCCTCAGTGGAGCTAGCTTGGGATCAGCACATATTGGATGAATGTATGTTGCATGTTAAGAAAATCCAGGAGAAGAAGGCAAAGCTACGGGCATGA